A genomic stretch from Candidatus Methanomassiliicoccus intestinalis Issoire-Mx1 includes:
- a CDS encoding 30S ribosomal protein S8, with protein MQSDPLNDAMSTIKNAASVGKSECTICPSSKLIGRVLKVMQEYGYINQFEFIEDGKAGLFKISLDGKINDCGVIKPRHSVQKNDLERFESRYLPAQDFGVLILTTTAGVVSHTKAKEMGVGGKLLAYVY; from the coding sequence ATGCAAAGCGATCCACTTAACGACGCAATGTCGACCATCAAAAACGCAGCCTCAGTTGGTAAGAGCGAATGCACCATCTGCCCATCTTCCAAGTTAATCGGAAGAGTCCTCAAAGTTATGCAGGAATACGGCTACATCAACCAGTTTGAGTTCATCGAAGACGGAAAGGCTGGATTATTTAAGATTAGCTTAGATGGTAAAATCAACGACTGCGGTGTAATAAAGCCAAGGCACTCAGTGCAGAAGAATGATTTAGAACGCTTCGAGTCCAGATACCTGCCCGCTCAGGACTTTGGTGTACTCATACTTACAACCACAGCTGGTGTAGTAAGTCACACTAAAGCCAAAGAGATGGGTGTAGGCGGAAAACTTCTGGCCTACGTATACTGA
- a CDS encoding 50S ribosomal protein L18, translating to MATGPRYRVAFRRRREGKTDYRQRQRLLRSRIPRAVVRMSSKNTYIQFIAYDEIGDKVLASASSKELTKFGWTAPTGNLPAAYLTGYLAGLRAVKNDADEAVLDIGLRTPVKGGNLFAALKGMLDAGVDVPHGDEVIPSEDRLAGKHISDDLEAMIEEVKSRMEAD from the coding sequence ATGGCAACCGGTCCAAGATACAGGGTAGCTTTCCGCAGAAGAAGGGAAGGCAAAACCGATTACAGACAGAGACAGCGTCTTCTCCGTTCTCGCATCCCGAGGGCAGTTGTACGCATGTCATCCAAGAACACTTACATTCAGTTCATCGCTTACGACGAAATAGGAGACAAAGTTCTCGCTTCAGCCTCATCAAAAGAACTTACAAAGTTTGGATGGACAGCACCAACTGGAAATCTTCCAGCAGCTTATCTTACTGGTTATTTAGCCGGTCTCAGAGCTGTTAAAAATGATGCTGATGAAGCAGTGCTCGATATAGGTCTCAGAACGCCAGTAAAGGGAGGCAACTTATTCGCCGCTCTAAAAGGAATGCTTGATGCTGGTGTAGATGTACCTCATGGAGACGAAGTAATTCCTTCCGAGGACAGACTCGCAGGTAAGCACATCAGTGACGATCTCGAAGCGATGATCGAGGAAGTCAAGAGCCGTATGGAGGCTGATTAA
- a CDS encoding 50S ribosomal protein L32e encodes MSKKDKEQQAVEAEVVESQVVESGDYVVNKKPELDARTKELLDLRYDMSHKRVKFYRQEWFRFSRLGQKWRRPRGIHSKMRRHYKYRPNVVSIGYRGPRDVRGYHPSGFKEVLIWNTDDLDRIDPATEAIRIGGSVGAKKRTAIQAKADTLGIRVLNRTV; translated from the coding sequence ATGAGTAAGAAAGACAAAGAACAGCAGGCAGTTGAAGCAGAAGTTGTCGAATCTCAGGTTGTTGAGTCCGGCGATTATGTTGTCAACAAAAAGCCTGAGCTCGACGCTCGTACAAAAGAGCTGCTCGACCTTCGTTATGATATGAGCCACAAGCGTGTGAAGTTCTACCGTCAGGAATGGTTCCGTTTCTCCCGTCTCGGGCAGAAATGGAGGCGCCCCCGCGGTATTCACAGCAAAATGCGCAGACATTACAAATATCGTCCAAATGTGGTCAGTATCGGATACCGCGGTCCCCGTGATGTCCGTGGATACCACCCATCTGGATTTAAAGAAGTCCTTATCTGGAATACAGATGACCTTGACCGTATCGACCCGGCAACCGAAGCCATCAGGATCGGAGGAAGTGTTGGGGCAAAGAAAAGAACAGCCATTCAGGCAAAAGCCGACACTCTTGGCATCAGAGTATTGAACAGGACGGTGTAA
- a CDS encoding 50S ribosomal protein L6, with amino-acid sequence MTLAGIIEETIELPKGVSASISDEAVMTINGPKGKLERDFFNPKTKVALNGDHIVVSCKFPKVKDKAMVGTFASHIRNMIEGVTLGFEYEMKIVYSHFPMKTSIKGDTFIIENFIGERSPRSAKIYPGVKVQVKGADVSVTGIELEAVSQTAANIERATHIKGYDPRVFQDGIYITAKAKKVSQ; translated from the coding sequence ATGACACTTGCTGGAATAATTGAAGAAACAATAGAGTTGCCAAAGGGCGTCAGCGCTTCCATCAGTGACGAAGCTGTCATGACAATCAATGGACCCAAAGGGAAATTGGAGAGGGATTTCTTCAATCCTAAGACTAAGGTGGCCTTAAATGGAGACCACATTGTAGTCAGCTGCAAATTCCCTAAAGTGAAGGACAAGGCCATGGTAGGCACTTTTGCTTCACACATCAGGAATATGATCGAAGGTGTAACTCTTGGATTCGAGTATGAGATGAAAATCGTGTACTCTCACTTCCCTATGAAGACATCCATCAAAGGAGACACATTTATCATTGAGAATTTCATTGGAGAGCGTTCCCCGCGTAGCGCTAAAATCTACCCTGGCGTCAAAGTCCAGGTTAAGGGAGCAGATGTATCCGTAACTGGAATCGAGTTAGAAGCCGTCAGTCAGACTGCAGCTAACATCGAGAGAGCCACTCACATCAAGGGATACGACCCCAGGGTGTTCCAGGATGGAATATACATAACCGCTAAAGCAAAGAAGGTGAGCCAATGA
- a CDS encoding 50S ribosomal protein L19e: MDLKNQKRMAADILGCGVNRVWIDPNKIEELSDAITRADIRTAIESGTIKALPVRGNSRGRIRHNLAQRKKGRQRGPGSRKGRSGARSPRKRRWIQTIRPIRAELKELRDTGKISKQTYRLFYRKAKGGQFKSRNHLLSHMKASGYLQEEEQ, from the coding sequence ATGGATCTCAAAAACCAAAAACGCATGGCTGCTGATATCCTGGGATGCGGTGTCAACCGTGTCTGGATCGATCCCAATAAAATCGAAGAACTGTCCGATGCAATTACTCGTGCAGACATACGCACTGCCATTGAATCCGGAACAATCAAAGCTCTTCCAGTCCGCGGAAACTCCCGTGGCCGTATAAGGCACAACCTTGCACAGCGTAAAAAAGGAAGACAGCGCGGTCCTGGAAGCAGGAAAGGTAGATCTGGAGCCAGATCCCCAAGGAAGAGACGCTGGATTCAGACGATACGTCCGATCAGGGCAGAATTAAAAGAACTAAGAGACACAGGCAAGATTTCCAAACAGACCTACCGTTTGTTCTATAGGAAAGCTAAGGGAGGTCAGTTCAAAAGCCGTAACCACCTGTTGTCACACATGAAAGCCTCTGGATATTTACAAGAGGAGGAACAGTAA
- a CDS encoding 30S ribosomal protein S5 — protein sequence MAEWTPKTRLGKMVFSGEVTTMSQALATKLPLREPEIVDALIPDLKDEVLDLNMVQRMTDSGRRVKFAVTCVVGNGDGFVGIGRAKGKEVGPTIRKAIDNAKLNVIEIKRGCGSWECACGSAHSLPFTVSGKSGSVEVTFKPAPRGIGLAVGDVAKSILHLAGVKDSWGFARGHTKTTVNYALAVFDALKRTSEIRVSETQEKALKIISGPAQIHQDVISAEDLQERGA from the coding sequence ATGGCCGAATGGACTCCAAAGACAAGATTGGGAAAGATGGTCTTCAGCGGTGAAGTCACCACCATGAGCCAAGCTCTTGCTACAAAACTCCCTCTGAGAGAACCAGAGATCGTAGATGCTCTCATTCCAGATCTTAAAGATGAGGTTCTTGATCTCAACATGGTTCAGAGAATGACTGACTCTGGTCGTAGAGTAAAATTCGCTGTAACCTGTGTAGTAGGAAATGGAGATGGATTTGTTGGAATAGGCCGTGCTAAAGGAAAAGAAGTCGGTCCGACCATCCGCAAGGCTATCGATAATGCGAAATTGAACGTAATTGAAATTAAGAGGGGCTGCGGTTCATGGGAATGTGCCTGCGGTTCAGCACACTCTCTTCCATTTACAGTTTCAGGCAAGTCCGGATCTGTGGAAGTTACATTCAAACCCGCTCCGAGAGGAATTGGTTTGGCTGTAGGAGATGTTGCAAAGAGCATCCTGCATCTAGCAGGTGTAAAAGACTCATGGGGATTTGCCCGTGGACATACAAAGACCACAGTCAACTATGCCCTGGCAGTCTTTGACGCTCTTAAGAGAACCTCAGAAATCCGTGTATCTGAAACTCAGGAAAAAGCACTCAAAATCATCAGCGGACCAGCACAGATTCATCAAGATGTTATCTCTGCAGAGGACCTTCAAGAGAGGGGAGCGTGA
- a CDS encoding 50S ribosomal protein L14 yields MKGIAGRQTHGSQTGTVLNVIDNTGAKTIAIITVPRYHGTSRRYPKASVGDIVIASVKKGTPEMRRQVVYAVIVRQRRPFRRADGVMISFEDNAAVITTEEGETKGTDIKGPVAREAAERWPRIAATASTII; encoded by the coding sequence ATGAAAGGTATTGCCGGAAGACAGACTCACGGATCCCAAACAGGAACCGTTCTCAACGTTATCGACAACACGGGCGCTAAAACGATCGCGATCATCACAGTCCCTAGGTACCACGGTACAAGCCGCAGGTATCCGAAGGCAAGTGTGGGTGACATAGTTATCGCGTCCGTGAAAAAAGGTACTCCAGAAATGAGACGTCAGGTTGTATATGCCGTCATTGTCCGTCAGCGCAGGCCATTCCGCCGTGCAGACGGGGTAATGATTTCATTCGAAGACAACGCCGCCGTCATCACCACGGAGGAAGGCGAGACTAAAGGTACAGATATCAAAGGGCCTGTAGCAAGAGAAGCCGCAGAAAGATGGCCTCGTATTGCTGCCACAGCCTCAACGATCATCTGA
- the rplX gene encoding 50S ribosomal protein L24, translating to MVQSSKTRKQRKAFYNAPAHIRRKMVSSHLSDELRKDFGIHAAQVVKGDTVRVMRGDEDVVDVEGKVTQVDTRSGRLVIENVTISKADGTLVARPIHASKVEITKLNLSDPMRKQTLSKKEVSQ from the coding sequence ATGGTACAGAGTAGCAAAACCCGTAAACAAAGAAAGGCCTTCTACAACGCACCTGCTCACATACGCAGAAAGATGGTCTCTTCTCACCTCAGTGACGAACTACGCAAGGATTTTGGAATCCATGCTGCACAGGTCGTCAAAGGTGACACTGTAAGAGTAATGCGTGGTGACGAGGATGTTGTAGATGTTGAAGGAAAGGTTACACAAGTCGATACTAGGAGCGGCAGGCTCGTAATTGAAAATGTAACCATCTCTAAAGCAGATGGTACATTAGTTGCACGTCCAATCCACGCTTCCAAGGTTGAAATTACAAAACTTAACCTATCTGACCCAATGCGCAAGCAGACTCTCTCCAAGAAGGAGGTTTCACAATGA
- a CDS encoding 30S ribosomal protein S4e, giving the protein MSNEMKRLTAPRSWPVKRKTSTWITKPAPGAHSLEESIPITVVMRDMLGLAGTAKEVRLMLQKKMLKIDGKTARSPKQGIGLMDVLGLPTINSYYRMVLDKRGKLQMVKISEEEAGWKLTRIDDKKTIAGGKTQLNLHDGRNIVLDANQYKTGDVLKITIPEQKILASYSLEKGNTALITSGANVGNVAVVEEYEITRLPSENLVKFTDGKYTTKCNVFIVGNKTSEITLPEEAVL; this is encoded by the coding sequence ATGAGCAATGAAATGAAAAGATTAACCGCACCTAGAAGCTGGCCAGTAAAGAGGAAAACTTCTACCTGGATTACAAAACCAGCTCCCGGTGCACATTCACTTGAAGAGAGCATACCCATAACCGTCGTTATGAGGGATATGCTTGGTCTTGCAGGGACTGCTAAAGAAGTTCGTCTCATGCTTCAGAAAAAAATGTTGAAAATTGACGGTAAGACCGCTCGCAGCCCAAAACAGGGAATCGGACTGATGGATGTCCTGGGTCTTCCAACAATTAACTCATATTACCGCATGGTCCTCGATAAGAGGGGAAAACTCCAGATGGTAAAGATCTCTGAAGAGGAAGCCGGCTGGAAACTTACTCGCATTGACGATAAGAAAACCATTGCAGGCGGAAAGACACAGTTAAACCTCCACGATGGAAGAAATATCGTGCTGGACGCTAACCAATACAAGACTGGTGATGTATTAAAGATCACAATTCCTGAGCAGAAAATACTTGCATCCTACTCTCTTGAGAAGGGAAACACTGCACTGATCACATCTGGTGCAAATGTAGGAAACGTAGCTGTTGTTGAGGAATATGAGATAACAAGACTACCTTCTGAGAATCTTGTAAAGTTCACAGATGGAAAGTACACCACAAAATGCAACGTGTTCATCGTCGGAAACAAAACATCCGAAATCACGCTGCCTGAGGAGGCAGTTCTATGA
- a CDS encoding 30S ribosomal protein S17, with protein MANEVKDIGIDVKSPEATCSDKHCPFHGELSLRGQIIEGVVVSTKMGKTAVVERNYLNYVEKYERYEKRTSRYSAHNPPCLDVKVGDHVKIMECRQLSKTVSFVIVEKR; from the coding sequence ATGGCTAACGAAGTCAAGGATATCGGAATCGATGTTAAATCTCCAGAGGCTACCTGCAGCGATAAGCACTGCCCATTCCACGGCGAATTATCACTCAGAGGTCAAATCATCGAAGGGGTTGTCGTCTCAACAAAGATGGGCAAAACTGCGGTGGTGGAGCGTAACTATCTGAATTATGTAGAGAAGTATGAAAGATATGAAAAGAGAACAAGCCGTTACTCAGCTCACAATCCTCCATGTTTGGATGTGAAAGTCGGCGACCATGTAAAAATCATGGAATGCCGTCAGCTGAGCAAGACTGTCTCTTTCGTGATCGTTGAAAAGAGGTAA
- a CDS encoding 50S ribosomal protein L5, giving the protein MSSDVMRVPRIEKVVVNIGVGEAGERLNKAQKVLSMVTEQTPVITTAKVTNRDLGVRYGMPIGCKVTLRGEAASEFLSKALAIREGRVAVYSFDKEGNMSFGISDYTDFEGMKYDPEIGIFGMDVSVVFMKPGYRVSKRHIMPKKVPAQHRVTRDEAINFMKTQYNVEVVE; this is encoded by the coding sequence ATGAGCAGCGATGTAATGCGTGTACCTCGTATTGAAAAAGTAGTTGTAAATATCGGCGTAGGCGAAGCCGGAGAACGTCTGAACAAAGCTCAGAAAGTTCTCAGCATGGTCACAGAGCAGACCCCGGTGATTACAACAGCCAAGGTCACAAACCGTGATTTGGGTGTAAGATATGGAATGCCAATAGGATGCAAGGTCACTCTCAGAGGAGAAGCTGCTTCAGAGTTCTTATCAAAAGCATTAGCTATCCGCGAAGGAAGAGTTGCAGTTTACTCTTTTGATAAAGAGGGAAACATGTCCTTTGGTATCTCAGATTATACTGACTTTGAGGGTATGAAATACGACCCTGAAATCGGAATCTTTGGAATGGATGTTAGCGTGGTATTTATGAAGCCAGGCTACAGGGTGTCCAAAAGGCATATCATGCCAAAAAAGGTCCCAGCACAGCATCGTGTTACTAGGGATGAGGCCATCAATTTCATGAAAACCCAATACAACGTTGAGGTGGTCGAATGA
- a CDS encoding 50S ribosomal protein L30, protein MAFAVIRVRGHKNINKDIEDTMNMLRLTRINHCVIIPENAVMKGMLQKSKDFITWGEVSEETLAKMIKVRGKLMGDKPIDDEYVSQNSQFSSVDEFAKSVVNDEVKYASLKDVKPIFRLHPPRQGYEAVKKDVKTHGSLGYRGASINVLIEKML, encoded by the coding sequence ATGGCATTTGCTGTAATCAGAGTCCGTGGACACAAAAACATCAACAAGGATATTGAGGACACTATGAATATGCTCCGTCTCACCCGTATCAACCACTGCGTGATCATCCCAGAAAACGCTGTAATGAAAGGAATGCTTCAGAAAAGCAAAGACTTCATTACCTGGGGAGAAGTCTCTGAAGAGACTCTTGCCAAGATGATCAAAGTCCGCGGTAAACTCATGGGTGACAAACCGATTGATGATGAATACGTGTCACAAAATTCGCAGTTCTCTTCAGTAGATGAATTTGCAAAGAGTGTAGTGAACGATGAGGTCAAGTACGCCTCACTTAAGGATGTTAAACCTATCTTCAGGCTCCATCCCCCAAGACAGGGATATGAAGCTGTAAAGAAGGATGTCAAAACCCACGGTTCCTTGGGATACCGCGGAGCGAGCATCAACGTCCTTATCGAGAAAATGCT
- a CDS encoding 30S ribosomal protein S14, with translation MKTKKEFGRKKGCQRCGRKRGIVRRYGMHLCRQCFREVAPEIGFKKYS, from the coding sequence ATGAAGACAAAGAAAGAGTTCGGACGAAAGAAAGGCTGCCAGCGTTGCGGAAGGAAGCGCGGTATCGTGCGCCGCTATGGCATGCATCTCTGCAGACAATGCTTCCGTGAGGTTGCACCAGAGATTGGATTTAAAAAATATAGCTGA